Sequence from the Saccharopolyspora pogona genome:
TGGGGGAGAGTGGGTGATCAACGGCTCCAAGGCGTTCATCACCAACTCCGGCACAGACCTCACCGGCCTCGTCACGGTTACCGCCGTCACCGGGCAGAAGCCGGGCGGCGGCAAGGAGATCTCCACGATCATCGTGCCCGCCGGAACCCCGGGCTTCACCGTCGCGAAGAAGTATTCGAAGGTCGGTTGGAACGCCTCCGACACCCATGCGCTGTCCTTCGATGACTGCCGGGTGCCCGCCGCGAACCTCCTCGGCGAGCGCGGCCGCGGCTACGCCCAGTTCCTCGCGACGCTCACCGAGGGCCGGGTCGCGATCGCCGCGGTCGGCGTCGGCCTCGCCCAGGGCTGCGTCGACGAATGCCTGCGCTACCTGGGTGAACGAGAGGCCTTCGGCCGCAAGATCGGCGAGTACCAGGCCATGCAGTTCAAGGTCGCCGACATGGAGCTGCGCGCGCACACCGCGCGGCTGGCCTACTACGACGCGGCATCGCGGATGCTGCGCGGCGAGCCGTACAAGAAGGAGGCCGCGATCGCCAAGCTCGTCTCGTCGAACGCGGCGATGGACAACGCCCGGGACGCCACGCAGATCTTCGGCGGCTACGGGTTCATGAACGAGACGCCGGTCGGGCGTTTCTACCGGGACGCCAAGATCCTGGAGATCGGCGAGGGCACCAGCGAGGTCCAGCGCATGCTGATCGCCCGGGAACTCGGCCTGCCGGCCTGATAGAAAGGGCCGGCGGAGGCCTCGGGGGGCGGCCTCCGCCGGCCATCAGGTCAGTGGTCGGGGATCGTGTCGGGGGTTGGGTCGGGTTTCGGGGGGATCAGCGCCGGAACCGCTTCTGCGGCACGGTGATCTCGTCGGTCTCCTCGATGCCGGGGTAACCTGCCGGCGCGTCGTAACCTGCCGGCGCGTCGTAACCGGCCGGCACGTCGTAACCGGCCGGCACGTCGTAACCGGCCGGCACGTCGTAACCGGCCGGCACGTCGTGACCGGCGTGCGCGTCGTAGCCTGCCTGCGCGTCGTACTCCGGCGCGGGCCGGAAGCCCTGCTGCGTGTCCTCGCCGGGCCACACCGGCCCCTGGCCGCTCGGTGCCGGGCCGCTCTGCACCGGCTCCTCGTCGGCGTCCGCCAGGTGCTGCATCACCCAGTCACGGGCCAGCGCTGCCGGCGAGGTGCCCTGCTTGAAGGCGAGCTCCCGCAGGCGTTCGTTGGCCATCAGGGGCAGCCGCAGCTGGTAGACCTGTGAGGCGCCGAAGCGGCGTCCGGACCCGGTGGATTCGACGCTCTCCTCAGGGGCCAGCGCAGCCAGGTACGACTCGAACTCATGATCCGGTTCGGCCGGCTGGGCAGACTTCTGCTGCCGTCGGCCGGTCTTGGTTCGTCCTAGAGCCACCGGCACACGATAACGGTTGTGTTGCGTCCCGCGAGTCGCTGTGAGCCCTATCACCGCTCGCCGAGTCGCAGAAAAGTGCTCCCACCTGCGCTTTTGCGATCGTGATGAGAAAGCGGAGGGCCCCCGCGCCAGGGGGAGGAACGCGGGGGCCGGAGGGGATCTCCACAGGTGCTGACCGGGGGTCTGTCAGCGGACCGATTGTGGCACGTCGCAGACCGTTGTGGGGAGCTTTCGCCGCAGGATTGCTGCATCCCGGTCGCTGCTCAGTTCGCGCCGGGCCACTCCGCGATCGTGTACCCCGCCTCCGTGATGGCCGCCGCCACCGCGTCCCGGGTGAGCTCCTGCTCGCTGGTCACCGAGACCTGCCCGCTCTCCACCGAGACCTGCACGCCGCTGACGCCCGGCAGCCCCGAGAGCTCCTCGGTGACGGACTTGGCGCAGTGGCCGCACGTCATGCCGCTAATTACGAACGTCTGACTGCTCATGAAAGTTCCCTCCTGGCAGATTTCTGCCACGACTCGATGCGGATTCCGCCGCAAACTGTCCCGAACGTCCAGTGTGGACGATCGTGGCGGGGGTGGCTCTGGGGGGTGTGACCAGGGCAATATTCGAAGTGGATCGAGGTCCCCCACGTGATTACTCTGCGTCGAAGTCAATTCACTCTCTGGGGGGCTGCGGGTGTTGACAACCTGTGGATAAATTGCGCCCGGAACCCGAGGCCGGGGAGGCGTCATGTACGGGTCACTGGACGTACGGAAGTTCTTGTGGCAACAGGAAGACGGGTCCTCGCGGCAGTCGTCCGCGGTGCCCGCGCCGCGCACCGGCGAGCCCTCGCGGATCTCGTCGGAGCAGGTGCACCGGGCCAGGATGGCGGTCGCCCGCAGCGCGGAGAACGCCGAGGACTGCAAGCTCCTGCTGGACATGCTGGGATTGGCACCCGACGACGACGGACAGCCGCCGGTCACGCGCTAACCGGGCGTCCGCCGTGCCGCCGAGGTGCGCTTTCGGGGCGTTCGTCGAGCGGCGTCGGCAAGTCGGCGCCGGCTCGAACCCGGTGGGCGGGATGGCCGGATTCGCGGTAACTTCCGGTGGCGTAGTTGATCATCCGTTCGTGGACCGCGTCGCTCGGGCGGCGGATCGCGGACGACCTCTTCGTGCCGGAGTCGTGCCATGCCGCAGCAGCACCGGGCCAGCTCACCCGTCGCGCCATACTGGCCGCCGCGGCGGAGGAGTCGACCTGATCGGCTACGCGGCCGCCACGCTGAGCTCGATCCTGCGGCGCTCCGGCATCACCAAGGGCGCGTTCTACTTCCACTTCACGGCCAAGGAGGCGGTGGCCGAGGCGCTGGCCCGGCAGTACCTGGTGAGCCTGGCCGATATGCGGCAGCGGTGGATCGGCCGAAGCCTGGACCCGCTGTCGACGCTGGTCGGCCTGAGCGGTGAGGCTGCCCGCAGGCTGGAGCACGACGTGGTCCTGCGCGCTGGCCAGCACATCGGGGCGGAGTCCGACGGCTGGTACGCGGTGCTCGACTACCCGGTGCTCGACGAGATGGTGCGGAAATCCGCGGCGGCGGGACAGCTGCGCCCCGGCACCTATCCGGCCGAGGCGGCGAGGGTGCTCTAAGCGGCGTTGGTGGGCGCGCACGCGGTCGGCGACGAGCCGGCGGGGCTGGCCGACCGCTTCGGCGAGATCTGGCGCGTGGTGCTCGCCGGGGTCGCCCGGGAGGACTGGCGCGCGAACCCCGAACTGGCGGGTCGATCTTGAGGCGCGGATCACAAAATCGCCATCTGTCTGATTTGTGCGCTTTTCGGGTCCAGGGCTCGTCTCGCGGGGTGCTGGGTGCTCGCCACCCTGCGTCGGCGATGGGGCGCCAAGATCCAACAAAGCGGCAGGTCAAATGGCTATCATCGAAGGCGGTCCCGCGTCGGATCGGCGTCGCGAGGGGGTGTCATGCGACTTAAGGGACCCCCCGCCTTGGGGGCGCTGAAGGCATGTCGTAAGCTTTCATCACTGCCAACGGGGCGCTCCGAAAAGGGGAAAGCCGGTTGGAGGCAAGGCCGGGTCGGTTTCGAATCGGCCAAGCCCCCATCGTCTAGCGGCCTAGGACGCCGCCCTTTCAAGGCGGTAGCGCGGGTTCGAATCCCGTTGGGGGTACGAACAACTGAAGATAGAAGCATGGCCCAGTGGCGCAGTTGGTTAGCGCGCCGCCCTGTCACGGCGGAGGTCGCGGGTTCGAGTCCCGTCTGGGTCGCCAAGGCGAACGGCATTGAGCCGACGCTATCGGCCAGGTAGCTCAGTTGGTACGAGCGTCCGCCTGAAAAGCGGAAGGTCGGCGGTTCGACCCCGCCCCTGGCCACCGCTCGTAAGCTGCGAAAACAGCCCCCGTCGGTTTCGGCGGGGGCTGTTTCGTTTCAGTCGGTCTTCCGGGGAGTAGGCGTTCCGTCGGGCGGCGAGGTCGCTTCGGAGGGCGTCCGTCACATGGTGGCGCTGCGGTCCAGCTCCCGGCTCTAGTCGTCAACTAGTGCCGCGTCAAGCAACGTTGATCGGGTATTGAGGGTGCTGCCGATCTCGCGCGAAATCGGCACCTCTCCAAGGCGGCCCGGATGGCGGGTGGGCTGCGTGATGATCAATAGGCCGATCAAGGTTCGTAGACGCGGCACCAGGACGCTCTAGCCGGGCGCCCCCTCGCTGCGTTCGTGCAGCGAAGACATCTGAGCGTCGAGTCCGGCAGCGGCCTCGGCCGCCGCTTTGAGCTCGGCGGCGAAGCTTTCCGGCACCTCGCCCCCGCTCTTGTAGAGCAGCTCGTGCTCTACGGCGGCCCAGAAGTCCATCGCGATGGTGCGCAGTTGGAGTTCGACGGCCACTTGCTCGGTGCGGTCGGACAGGTGCACCGGCACGTTGATGATCAGGTGCAGGCTGCGGTAGCCGTTCGGCTTCGGCGCGGCGATGTAGTCCTTGGTCTGCACGATCTCAATCTGGTGCTGGCGGATGAGATCGCGGACGAGGTAGACGTCGGAGATGAACGGGCACACGACGCGCACGCCGGCGATGTCGGTGAGGTGTTCGCGGGCCGACACCGGGTCGATCGGCAGCCCGCGCCGGGCGAGCTTGGCCGCGATCGCCTCCGGGCGCTTGATCCGCGAGGGGGGCGCCTGCTTTCCGCGGGGGCTTCCGGGGCTGTTGTTATTCTCGGCGGTCTGATGTCTGCGACTCTCGTTGCCTCTGATCTCGCCGCCGGGCACGGCGACCGCTCCCTGTTCACCGGGCTCGACCTCGTCGTCGCGCCCGGCGATGTGATCGGGCTCGTCGGGGCCAACGGCGCCGGGAAGTCCACGTTGCTGAAACTGCTGGCCGGGCTCGACCCGCCGGAGCGCGGCGAGCTGCGCCTTTCCCCCGCCACCGCGATCGTCGGTTACCTGCCGCAGGAGCCCGATCGCAGGCCAGGGGAGACGGTGAACCAGTTCCTCGCCCGCCGCACCGGCGTCGCTGCGGCGCAGCGCGCGATGGACGAGGCGACGCAGGCCCTTACAGAGGGCGCGCCAGGGGCCGACGACGCGTACGCCGCGAGCCTGGATCGCTGGCTGAGCCTGGGTGGTGCCGACCTGGAGGAACGCGCCGAAGGCGTCGCGGATTCGCTTGGCCTGTTCGTCGAGCTCGACCAGGCCATGACCTCGCTTTCGGGCGGTCAGGCCGCCCGCGCGGGCCTCGCCTCGCTCCTGCTGTCCCGCTACGACGTGTTCCTGCTGGACGAGCCGACCAACGACCTCGACCTGGAGGGCCTCGAACTCCTGGAAAGGTTCGTGCGCGGGCTGCGCGCCGGCACCGTCGTCGTCAGCCACGACCGCGAGTTCCTCACCCGCACGGTCAACAAGGTCCTCGAACTCGACCTGGCCCAGCAGCAGATCAACCTCTACGGCGGCGGCTACGACGCCTACCTGGAGGAGCGCGCGGTCGCGCGCAGGCACGCGCGGGAGGCGTTCGAGGAGTACGCCGACAAGAAGTCCGCGCTGGAGGCGCGTGCGCACGTGCAGCGCGCCTGGATGGACAAGGGCGTCAAGAACGCCCGCCGCAAGGGCACCGACAACGACAAGCTCGGCCGCAAGGCCCGTTCGGAGACGACCGAGAAGCAGGCCTCCAAAGCACGGCAGACCGAGCGCCTCATCGAGCGGCTCGATGTCGTCGAGGAGCCGCGCAAGGAGTGGGAGCTGCGCATGGAGATCGCGGCGGCGCCCCGCTCCGGGGCGGTCGTCGCCACCCTGCGCGAAGCGGAGGTGCGGCGCGGCGAGTTCACCTTCGGACCGGTGACGCTGCAGGTCGACTGGGCCGACCGCGTGGCGATCACCGGCGCCAACGGTTCGGGGAAGTCGACGCTGCTCGGCGCGCTGCTGGGGCGCGTGCCGCTGGATGCGGGGTCCGCGGCGCTCGGCTCCGGCGTCGTCGTCGGCGAGGTCGACCAGGCCCGCGCGCTCTTCCACGGCTCGGAGTCGCTGCTCGACGCGTTCTGCGCGGCCGTGCCCGACACCGAGAACGCCGAGGTCCGCACGCTGCTCGCCAAGTTCGGCCTCAAGGCCGGCCACGTGCTGCGTTCGGCCGCCACGCTGTCGCCTGGCGAGCGCACCCGGGCCGCACTCGCCCTGCTCCAGGGGCGCGGGGTCAACCTCTTGGTGCTGGACGAGCCGACGAACCACCTCGACCTGCCCGCCATCGAACAGCTGGAGTCGGCCCTCGATTCCTATGCGGGCACGCTCCTGCTGGTGACCCACGACCGCCGCATGCTCGATGCGGTGCGAACCACCCGCCGCCTGGAGATGTCGGGTGGCAAGCTCGCCGAGACCTCGCTGTGAGTGCTCCCGCGCCCGTCGTCAGCCTGTGACGTCGGAGCACTGGTCCGGAAACGTTCGCCGCCACCGGGCTGGAGACGGCGTTCGACCGACCTGATGACTGTCGTGCCTCGGCGGTAGCTTGATCGACGGCAGCGATACGGGAAGGGCGGGCCTGAGCGCAATCCGAGAGGGTTACCTGCAGGCGGCAGCCTCGACCGCGGAACTGGTGCGCGATCCGGCGGTCGCGGCGGCGTGGGACCAGCCCAGCGCGTTGGCGGAGTTCAGCGTTCGCGGGCTGACCGGGCACCTGGCCTCCCAGGTCCTCGTCGTCCAAAGGTTGCTGGCCGTTGCCGCGCCGGAGGCAGCCCCCTCGACCCTTTCCGACTACTACGCCAAGAGCGCGTGGATCGGTGCCGACGTCGACGCGGAGGTCAACGTCCGGCTCCGCGAGTTCAGCGAGGACATCGCGGCCAAGGGCGCGCCGGCGCTGGTCGAGGAGATCGACTCGGCCATGCAGGACCTCCGTTCCGCGTTGCCCGCCGAGCCGCCGGGTCGGGCGGTGGCCTTCTCCGGGCGGACGCTGCTCGTCGACGACTTCCTGATCACCCGGATGATGGAGATGGCGGTGCACTCCGATGACCTGGCGACGAGCGTGGGCATCGCCACGCCGGAGCTGCCGTCGGAGGTCTACGGTCCGGTGCTCGCGCTGCTTTCGCAGCTGGCCGTGCGCCGGCACGGGCAGACGGCCGTGCCGGCGGCGCTGAGCCGCGCCGAACGCGCACCCGGCACGATCGCCGCGATCTGACCGCGAGCCGGTCGCGTTCGCGACCGTGGAAGGATCGAGGAATGTCGGACAACGACGAGCCCGCGTGCTGTGCCTCACCTGCGGCGGACTCCGAAAGCTCGGCGAGCCGCGGATGTACGTCGTGCAGGCCACCGAGGACATGCGGACCGGGATGACCATGGGCGAGTGGCGGACCCGCCCGCAGTGCCAGCGGGGACCACCTGTCAGGCCTGCATCCGCCAGCCTGACCTGCACCGCTGCGCAAGACGAGGCGGAAACCAAGTAGGGACGCCCCCGCGCTCAACCGGCCTGGGGGTTACCGGGAGTGCGGGGGCGTCAAGGTCCACCCCTGGGGGTCAGGTGGACGGCGTCAATGCTACTTCGTGGTATCCCGGATGTCTCTAGGGGCAGAGATCTTTTTTCTCCCGGACCGCCGCGAATCGCAGGAAGAACTGGGCCAGCGGCCCGATGGCGAGCGCGTAGAGCACGGTGCCGACGCCCACCGTGCCGCCCAGCAGCCACCCGGCGGCGAGGACGCAGAGCTCGATCAAGGTGCGGACCAAGCGCACCGACCAGCCAGTTCGGGCGTGCAGGCCGGTCATCAGCCCGTCCCTCGGACCCGGTCCGAGCCGCGCGCCGACGTAAACTGCCGTCGCGAAGCCGTTGAGCACGATGGCGCCGATCATTACCGAGATCTGCCCCGGTAGCGCGTCGATCGGTGGGGTGAGGCCCAGGGTGATGTCCACCGCGATGGCGATGACGACAACGTTGGCGACCGTGCCGATGCCGGGCCGTTGCCGCAGCGGCAGCCAGGCGAGCAGAACCGCGACGCCGGTCAGCGCGGTGACCGCCCCGAAGCTCCAGCCGAGGCGTTGCGCCAGGCCCTGGTGTAGCACGTCCCACGGGTCCAGGCCGAGTTGCGCCCGCACCATGAACCCCATGCTGGCGCCGTAGAGCACCAGGCCGCCGATGAGCTGCCCGAGCCGGAGCAGCGGGCGGGTCCGGATGGAGAGCGGCGAGAGGTCCAAAGGGGTTGAGATCGAGGCCATGAGGACTTTCTAGAACAGGATTGGCCTTAAAGGCGATAGCCAATCAACTACAATTGGCCTTATGGTCTTCGCCCCGTCCGCGCACATCCACGGCCGCAAGCTCGTCGAGCTGCTCGGTTCCTGGGACGGAACAGCACGCCCGTCCTCCCAGGCGTTGGCCGCGGCGCTGCGGCAGCTGGCGTTGGACGGCCGACTGCCGCCGGGGACTCGACTTCCGGCGGAACGCGAGCTCGCCGATGCCCTCGGGGTCAGCCGGACCCTGATCGCGCGGGCGCTCGACCGGCTCCGGGAGGACGGTTTCGTGGCCAGCCGGCGCGGCGCCGGGTCGTGGGTGAAGCTGCCGGACCAGGAGCGCGACAACGACTCCCACGGCGGCTGGTTCCCTACCGCGGGCACCGAGGTGCTGAACCTCGCGCAGGCCACGCCGAGCGCACCGCCGGAACTGTGCGCTGCGGTGGATCGGGCGCGCTTGCGGTTCGCAGAGCACCTGTCCGGTCACGGCTACCAGCCGCAAGGCCTGCCGGTGCTGCGCGAGCGGATCGCCGAGCGCTACGCGAAGCGGGGGCTACCGACAGTCCCGGAGCAGATCCTCGTCACCAACGGGGCGCAGCACGGCTTCGCGCTCCTGCTGCGGATGCTGGTGTCGCCGGGCGAACGCGTGCTCGTCGAGCACCCGACTTACCCGAACGCGCTGGAGGCGATTCGCGGCCTCAACGCGACCCCCGTCGCGGTGCCGATGGTCAAGGACGGCTGGGACGTGGAGCTGCTCGCCGCGAGCCTGCGGCAGACATCACCGCGGCTGGCGTACCTGATCCCGGACTTCCACAACCCGACCGGCGTCCGGCTGGATGCGGGCGGCCGGGCCCAGCTCGCCAGGGCGCTGGCCCGCACCTGCACGACAGCGGTCATCGACGAGACGCTCGCCGAGATCGACCTCACCGGCGCCGAAGCGCCGCTACCGATGGCCGCGTTCACCGATCGGGCGATCCTCGTCGGGTCGGCCAGCAAGTCGTTCTGGGGTGGCCTCCGGCTCGGCTGGATCCGCGCGTCCGAGGACTTCGTGCAGCGCATGGTGATCGGCCGCGCCGCGGTGGACCTCGGCAGCCCGATCCTCGAACAGCTGGCGCTGGCGGAGCTGCTGCAGGACGCCGACCAGGTGCTGGAGCGCAGGCGCGTCGAGTCGATCGAGCGACGCGACTGCCTCATCGCGGCCTTGCGCGAGCACCTGCCGCACTGGCGCTACCGCGTCCCTGACGGCGGCCTGGCCCTGTGGTGCGACATCGGAGCACCGGTCAGCAGCCGGCTTTCGGTGGCCGCGGAGCAGCACGGTGTGCGGGTGGCACCGGGGGCGCGTTTCTCGGTGTACGGGTCGCTGGAGCGCTGGATGCGAGTGCCGTACACGTTGCCGGGCGACCAGCTGGAAGAGGCGATCCGCCGCCTAACCGCGGCGACGGCATCGGTGCCCGAAGGTCCCGGCAACACCATCCTGACGGCGCCGATCGCCTGAGAACAGTTGTGCGCAAATTGGCTTGTGTGGCGGTGCTGGTGGTGGAACCTCGGACGCCGTCTGGACTCCGGGAGCCCCGATTCGTGAATGTCCAATACGCGGCATTGGGGACTGGCCTCGCCAAGAACCCCGACGGGGTGGGCACAGCCTGAGAACCCGGGGCGGTGCAAGTTGTGAGGGGGCGGGAAGCGGCTTCGCCGCTTGCCGGACGCCGACCTCACCACACAATTTGCGCGACCTCTAAAACGGTGGGCCGCCCGTCGGCACGGCCCCTCGTCGTGCCGACGGGCGGTTTCGGGCGCCGCCCCGGTGCCGCAGGGGCATTGCGGCACCGGGGCTTTGGGGACCGGGCCCGGTCCTCGGCGTTGCGTCTGGTCATCGACGTTGCCGGGGATGGGCCGGGGCGCCCCCGATTCCGATCCGGCCGGGCGCAGACGGCCGGCTCGGAGCTTGGTGAGTGCGGATGTTTCCCAGGATTGCCGCCGCAGCGGCTCGGCGCAGCGTCAGTCGGGCGACGTCGATGGTTCGAAGGACAAGATGCCGGTCGTCGGCCGGGTTTCCCGGTTGTCGACGCCGGTGGACACCGGTCCGGACGGGCTCGGGTCGGCCGGCAGGATCACCAGCAGGCCGCGCAGCCCGCCGCCCCAGGAGGTCGATCCTGCGGACAGCATGGTGGCCGGTGCGGGGGACACCGGAGGCTCCGGTGCCGGTTCGGTTGGCGGGGTGACGCGGGACGGGGCTGACGAGTCCGGGCCCCGCGGCTTCGGGATGATCCGAACGCCCGCATCGGGGACCGGGGACTGCTTCGGCCGCGGCGCGGCCTGGTCGTTGCTGGTCGGCGCGGCAGTGCGCGGCTGGACCGGCAGCGGGAGTGGCGGCGGCACCGGCGGGGCGCTGTCGGTTTCGTCGGTGACCGCGGCGGGCTGATCGGGGTCGGCGTTCGGCGGCGCCGGGGCCTCGATGCGGGGCGGTTCGATCTCGGGTTTCTCGACCACGGGCCGCGCGACCGGGTCGAGTTCGGGCCACGCGGGGGCGGGGTTCGCGGGGACGGGGTTCGCCATCGGGTCGAGGACGATTTGCTCCACCTCGACCCGGAGGTGGTCGTTCTCGGGCAGTTCAAGGGCATCGGCCGCTGCTGCCGCACCGAGCCATCCGGCGATGCTCAGGCCGCCGATGAACGCGGCCCGTACCGCGAGCGCGCTGAGCCGCGACCAGGGACCGCGCTGCGCGCAGGTTCCCGTCACGGTTACCACCGCCTGTCGGTCGGGTCCGCGCGGAAGTGCGCGGCGTCGGCGTCGGGCGCGCCGGGGGGTGATCGGCGCGGTATGGGCATTCAACCACCTGCGGTGGCCGTTTCGGGCCACCTACAGCGACGAGATCGGTGGTCGGTCTTGCATTCTCCACGCAATCGGGCTAGTGGGAAAGATCTCACGCGCCGTCGGACGGGTGAGCCGGCTACCGACGGCGGCGTGTCCGCTGTGGACGGACAGGCCGCCCGGCACAGTGTCCGTTGTGGATCAAGAAGCTGAAATTCGGCTCAGCGTAGGCGAACTCCAGCAGGTGTGGGCGGCCTACGGGCATGATCTGCTGCTGCACGATCCCGGTGGGAGCGGCGAGTGCCTGGTGCGGCGGGGCGAGCTGATCGCGCCGGCCAGCGTCCTGGGTCCGGTGCTCGACCGGTACCGCCGTTGGGTCGACGACGTGCAGCACGACGACGAGTTGCTGCTGGCCAGGGTTCGGTTGCGCGGCGCGGAGCGGGACCGGTGCGTCGACCTCGCCCGGGAGGCCAGCGTCGCCGTCAACCACGTGCACTTCGGTTGTCCGGTCATGTTCGGCACGCCGGTGATGTTCGGGACCGGGGCGGATGCGCTGCCCGGGCCGGTGCTCCCGGAACCGCCGGTGCGGCAGTGGGATCCGCCGGTCGTGGTCGGCGTGCTCGACACGGGGTTCGATCCGCATCCGTGGTTCCGGGATCGGCCCTGGTTCGAGGCCGTGCCGGAGGAATTGGACGCCGACGGCGACGCCGGTCAGGACCGCCAGGCGGGGCACGGCACGTTCGTCAGCGGTGTGGTGCTGCAACATGCGCCGGGCGCGGTGATCCGGGCGCGCCGGGTGCTTTCTTCGCTCGGGTTCACCGACGACTACACCGTCGCGGCAGGGCTGCGTTCGTTGCGGCGTTCGGCCGAGGCCCGCGGCGAACGCATCGGTGTCGTCGTGCTGACGGCCGGATGTCACACCGCGGATGACGGGTGCCCTCCGATCTTGCGCGGCGAACTGCGCAACTGGCGTGGCACCGTCGTGGTCGCGGCGGCCGGGAATCACGCGCAGACCAGGCCTTTCTGGCCTGCCGCGCTGCCGTCGGTGATCGCGGTGGCGGCGACCGGTGACGACGGCGCGGTCGCCGGGTTCTCCAATTCCGGGACTTGGGTCGATGCCGCCGCGACCGGGGTGGACGTGACGAGCAGCTTCGTGCGGCTGGCCCCCGGCGGCGGGCGTCGGTTCGGCTATGCGCGTTGGAGCGGAACGTCCTTCGCCGCGCCGCAGGTGGCTGCCGCCGCTGCGAATGCCTTGCGCGAGGGCTGCGATCCGGACGAGGCACGCGATCTTGCCCGTCAGCATTACCCGTTCGAGCGGTAATTGGCGCGAAGTGAATCTGTAAGCACCCCTCGTTCCTCTTATTACGCGGGAGCACGAAGATCGCGAACGGTGAGAGGTGCTTGGTCGTGCACGAGATCGGGGAGGACGGGACGTCCGCGGTGCTGTTTCGCCGCGCGGCGGCCGGTGATCAGCGGGCGTGGCAGGAGTTGGTGGATCGCAACGCGCCGGTGGTCTGGGGCGTGTCGCGGGCGTTCACCGCGAACACCGCGGACGCCGAGGACATCTACCAGGCAACCTGGTTGCTGCTGGCGGAGAACATGGGGCGGCTGCGCGAACCGGAGTCGTTGTCCGGGTGGCTGGTGACCACCGCGCGGCGGGAGTCGATGCGATTGCGCCGGGCGCGGCAACGGGAATCGCCGGTCGGGCTGGATTCCGGCGACCTCGGGCCGCCGGACTACGCCGAGGATCCGGAGCACAAGGTGCTGCGGGCGATGACGAGTTCGCGGCTGGCGCAGTCGTTCGCCCAGTTGCCGCAGCGCTGCCAGCAGTTGCTGCGGGTGCTGGCGGTCGCGCCGGAGACGAGTTATGCGCAGGTCAGCCAGGCGCTGGGGATGCCGCGCGGGACGATCGGGCCGAAGAAGAGCCGCTGCCTGGCGGAGTTGCGGCGACGCATGCTGGCCGCCGAGATGCCGGAGGAGGTGGCGGGATGAACCAGCGGATTCCTGCGGAGCTGCGTGGGTTGCGCGACCTGTTCCAGTCCTGCGACCCCATTCCTGAGCAGGCCCTCGCGGGCGCGTACGCGGCCATGACCCGGCGCTCGCCGATCGAGGACCCGGTGGTGTTGAAGCTCGTCGGCGACTCGGCGGAGTCGCTGGCCAGGGTCCGGTCCGGGCAGCCGGAGCCGCGGGTGCTGACCTTCGCGATGCCCGGACGGGTGCTGGAGGTCGACCTGGTCCCGACCGTGGACGGCCTGTACCGGGCGTCCGGGATGGTGCTCAACCGGGCGGGTCAGGCGCCGCCGGTCGGCGAGGTCGTGCTTCGCCATCCCGCCGGGGAATGCGCGGGTTCCCTGGACGAGCACGGCGCTTTCCGGGTGGCCGACGTGCCTCGCGGTCCGCTCAGCGTGGTGTTCCGACCGGTTCGGTCGGCGCCCGCCGTTGCCGATTGGTTGGTCTGTTGAGCGCCGGGACGGCGGTGGCACCGCCGGATGCGATCACCGCGGCGCTGTGGTGGCGGGACAACGCCGACGCAGCTCCGGAGATGGCCATGCGCAAGGCAGAGCAACTGCTGTCGGACACCGGCGACGCCGAACTCCGGGTGCTTGCCAGGCACATCGCGGCGGTGGCAGCGGTGGAGCGCGGCCGGGTCCGGCAGGCGCGGCGGCACGCCCGCCTCGGGCTGGCCGCAGCGAACCGCGCCGCGAAACCGGAGCGGGCCGCGCAGCTGCGGCTGACGCTCGCGTGGATCGAGTTGGAGCGAGGCGCGACGGGTGAGAGCTGGGCGCACCTGGTGGCGGCCGAGCCGTTGCTGCCCGCGGCGGACCGGGCGCGGGCGGCTTGCCTGCGCGGACTCCTGCACTGCCAGGGCGGTCAGCATTGCGAGGCGAGAGCGGAGCTGACCCGGGCGTTGCGGAGCCTGTCGGCGGATGACGATCGGCGCTGGA
This genomic interval carries:
- the yczR gene encoding MocR-like transcription factor YczR, yielding MVFAPSAHIHGRKLVELLGSWDGTARPSSQALAAALRQLALDGRLPPGTRLPAERELADALGVSRTLIARALDRLREDGFVASRRGAGSWVKLPDQERDNDSHGGWFPTAGTEVLNLAQATPSAPPELCAAVDRARLRFAEHLSGHGYQPQGLPVLRERIAERYAKRGLPTVPEQILVTNGAQHGFALLLRMLVSPGERVLVEHPTYPNALEAIRGLNATPVAVPMVKDGWDVELLAASLRQTSPRLAYLIPDFHNPTGVRLDAGGRAQLARALARTCTTAVIDETLAEIDLTGAEAPLPMAAFTDRAILVGSASKSFWGGLRLGWIRASEDFVQRMVIGRAAVDLGSPILEQLALAELLQDADQVLERRRVESIERRDCLIAALREHLPHWRYRVPDGGLALWCDIGAPVSSRLSVAAEQHGVRVAPGARFSVYGSLERWMRVPYTLPGDQLEEAIRRLTAATASVPEGPGNTILTAPIA
- a CDS encoding S8 family peptidase, with the translated sequence MDQEAEIRLSVGELQQVWAAYGHDLLLHDPGGSGECLVRRGELIAPASVLGPVLDRYRRWVDDVQHDDELLLARVRLRGAERDRCVDLAREASVAVNHVHFGCPVMFGTPVMFGTGADALPGPVLPEPPVRQWDPPVVVGVLDTGFDPHPWFRDRPWFEAVPEELDADGDAGQDRQAGHGTFVSGVVLQHAPGAVIRARRVLSSLGFTDDYTVAAGLRSLRRSAEARGERIGVVVLTAGCHTADDGCPPILRGELRNWRGTVVVAAAGNHAQTRPFWPAALPSVIAVAATGDDGAVAGFSNSGTWVDAAATGVDVTSSFVRLAPGGGRRFGYARWSGTSFAAPQVAAAAANALREGCDPDEARDLARQHYPFER
- a CDS encoding RNA polymerase sigma factor — its product is MHEIGEDGTSAVLFRRAAAGDQRAWQELVDRNAPVVWGVSRAFTANTADAEDIYQATWLLLAENMGRLREPESLSGWLVTTARRESMRLRRARQRESPVGLDSGDLGPPDYAEDPEHKVLRAMTSSRLAQSFAQLPQRCQQLLRVLAVAPETSYAQVSQALGMPRGTIGPKKSRCLAELRRRMLAAEMPEEVAG